One Camelina sativa cultivar DH55 chromosome 3, Cs, whole genome shotgun sequence genomic window carries:
- the LOC104767236 gene encoding nuclear transcription factor Y subunit C-9 translates to MDQQEHGQSGAMNYGTNPYQSNPMTTTAATVSGGATQPGQLAFHQIHQQQQQQQLAQQLQAFWENQFKDIEKTTDFKNHSLPLARIKKIMKADEDVRMISAEAPVVFARACEMFILELTLRSWNHTEENKRRTLQKNDIAAAVTRTDIFDFLVDIVPREDLRDEVLGSIPRGTVPEAAAAGYPYGYLPPGTAPIGNPGMVMGNPGAAYPPNPYMGQPMWQQQAPDQPDSEN, encoded by the coding sequence ATGGATCAACAAGAGCATGGTCAGTCAGGAGCTATGAACTACGGAACAAACCCATACCAATCCAATCCCATGACTACCACTGCTGCTACTGTATCCGGGGGTGCGACACAACCAGGCCAGCTGGCGTTCCACCAGATccatcagcagcaacaacagcaacagctGGCACAGCAGCTTCAAGCCTTCTGGGAGAATCAGTTCAAGGATATTGAGAAGACCACCGATTTCAAGAACCACAGCCTTCCTCTCGCCAGAATCAAGAAAATCATGAAAGCCGACGAGGATGTCCGTATGATCTCTGCTGAAGCCCCTGTCGTCTTTGCAAGGGCCTGTGAGATGTTCATCTTGGAGCTGACACTCAGGTCGTGGAACCACACGGAGGAGAATAAGAGGCGGACGCTGCAGAAGAATGATATCGCCGCTGCTGTGACCAGAACCGATATTTTTGACTTTCTTGTGGATATTGTTCCCCGTGAGGATCTCCGTGATGAGGTTTTGGGAAGTATTCCGAGGGGAACTGTCCCTGAGGCCGCTGCTGCTGGTTACCCTTATGGATACTTGCCTCCAGGAACAGCTCCAATAGGGAACCCGGGAATGGTTATGGGTAACCCCGGTGCTGCATACCCACCTAATCCGTATATGGGTCAACCGATGTGGCAACAACAGGCACCTGACCAACCTGACTCGGAAAATTAG